Proteins from a single region of Stutzerimonas stutzeri:
- a CDS encoding sulfite exporter TauE/SafE family protein produces the protein MIELLPLLVSAFVLGLLGGGHCLGMCGGLMGALTMAIPPDQRAKRLRLLIAYNLGRVLSYAAAGFLIGLAGWAVANSPAAMAMRILAGLLLITMGLYLAGWWSGLTRVEGLGRGLWRQIQPIASRLMPVTSLQRALILGALWGWLPCGLVYSTLLWSASQGDALDSALLMLAFGIGTWPVLLATGLAAERLTALLRKRGVRVIGGVMVILFGIWTLPGPHQQWLMGHGSAASQHDSHNH, from the coding sequence GTGATTGAGCTGTTGCCCCTCCTGGTGTCTGCCTTCGTGTTGGGCCTACTCGGTGGCGGTCATTGCCTGGGCATGTGTGGCGGCTTGATGGGCGCATTGACCATGGCAATCCCGCCAGACCAGCGCGCCAAGCGCCTTCGCCTGTTGATCGCCTATAACCTGGGCCGGGTGCTGAGCTACGCAGCCGCTGGCTTCCTGATCGGCTTGGCCGGGTGGGCAGTGGCGAACAGCCCTGCTGCGATGGCAATGCGGATCCTTGCCGGACTCCTGTTGATCACCATGGGGCTGTATTTGGCCGGCTGGTGGAGCGGCCTGACCCGCGTAGAAGGCCTTGGACGGGGGCTATGGCGGCAAATCCAGCCCATTGCGAGCAGACTGATGCCGGTCACCAGTCTGCAACGCGCGTTGATCCTGGGCGCACTCTGGGGCTGGTTGCCATGCGGGCTTGTCTATAGCACCTTGCTCTGGTCGGCCAGCCAAGGCGATGCACTGGATAGCGCATTGCTGATGCTTGCGTTCGGGATCGGTACTTGGCCGGTCCTGCTGGCCACCGGCCTCGCTGCTGAGCGCCTGACAGCCTTGCTGCGCAAACGCGGCGTACGGGTCATCGGCGGAGTCATGGTGATCCTCTTCGGCATCTGGACCCTGCCAGGCCCTCATCAGCAATGGCTTATGGGACATGGCTCAGCGGCGAGCCAGCACGACTCGCATAATCACTGA
- the ccoS gene encoding cbb3-type cytochrome oxidase assembly protein CcoS, translating to MAALYILIPVAVVLVALAIWVFFWAVDSGQFDDLDGPAHSILFDDDEPQRPAEDKQPEKIEEPQEQRKGD from the coding sequence ATGGCCGCTCTGTATATCCTGATTCCTGTCGCTGTAGTGCTGGTGGCCCTGGCTATATGGGTTTTTTTCTGGGCAGTGGATAGCGGTCAATTCGATGACCTGGACGGCCCGGCACACAGCATCCTGTTCGACGACGACGAGCCGCAGCGCCCGGCAGAAGACAAGCAACCGGAGAAAATTGAAGAGCCGCAGGAGCAGCGCAAAGGTGATTGA